A section of the Bradyrhizobium oligotrophicum S58 genome encodes:
- a CDS encoding iron-containing redox enzyme family protein: MSQLSLANPASSLADQRGQDLADVTALADQIESVGGFPTTPTSGTIFSRLAERARRLEALDRVCRSGFRDDDADCLRAAQVLLAQLYAERLRVPTGAGIERRPSAEADDIAELIESYLLGFEDRAVDAKLVASAPRTGTALARWLRELVEQHPATAHPFYTEFMRRATRRDLEYYSIQETTLDPRFDDAMALLQLGTPDVAKMEIAKNYWDEMGNGEIARIHTKLFQTVLDVFGITPSAVRRQLRTESIACGNLSMTMVLQRSHFHKAIGYYGVTEYVVPFRFGHVVDAWQRLGLDPAGLDYYHVHYKIDADHGNAWFDHVIAPIVDAQPETAPLIARGALYRLNSSERYLNRLQSDVSGGSGHA, translated from the coding sequence ATGAGCCAGCTATCGCTCGCAAACCCGGCTTCGTCTCTTGCGGATCAACGGGGGCAGGACCTGGCCGACGTCACCGCCCTCGCCGACCAGATCGAGAGTGTCGGCGGCTTTCCGACGACTCCCACCAGCGGCACGATCTTCAGCCGCCTCGCCGAGCGCGCCCGCCGGCTCGAAGCCCTAGACCGGGTCTGCCGCAGCGGCTTCCGCGACGATGATGCCGACTGCCTGCGGGCGGCACAGGTGCTGCTGGCGCAGCTCTATGCGGAGCGCCTGCGCGTGCCGACGGGAGCCGGCATCGAGCGGCGGCCGAGCGCCGAGGCCGACGACATCGCCGAGCTGATCGAGAGCTATCTGCTCGGTTTCGAGGACCGTGCGGTCGATGCGAAGCTGGTGGCGAGCGCCCCGCGCACCGGAACGGCCCTGGCGCGCTGGCTGCGCGAACTCGTCGAGCAGCATCCGGCCACGGCACACCCGTTCTACACCGAGTTCATGCGCCGCGCGACGCGGCGGGACCTCGAATACTACTCCATCCAGGAGACGACGCTCGATCCCCGCTTCGACGACGCGATGGCGCTGCTTCAGCTCGGCACGCCCGACGTCGCCAAGATGGAGATCGCCAAGAACTACTGGGACGAGATGGGCAACGGCGAAATCGCTCGCATCCATACCAAGCTGTTCCAGACCGTGCTCGACGTGTTCGGCATCACGCCGTCGGCGGTGCGCCGGCAATTGCGTACCGAGTCGATCGCCTGCGGCAATCTCTCGATGACGATGGTGCTTCAGCGCAGCCACTTCCACAAGGCGATCGGCTATTACGGCGTCACCGAATATGTGGTACCGTTCCGCTTCGGCCACGTCGTAGACGCCTGGCAGCGGCTCGGCCTCGACCCGGCGGGGCTCGACTACTACCACGTGCACTACAAGATCGACGCCGATCACGGCAACGCGTGGTTCGACCATGTGATCGCCCCGATCGTCGATGCGCAGCCGGAGACCGCACCGCTCATTGCGCGCGGCGCGCTGTACCGCCTCAATTCGTCGGAACGTTATCTCAACCGCTTGCAGAGCGATGTATCGGGAGGATCGGGTCATGCTTAA
- a CDS encoding PDR/VanB family oxidoreductase: protein MTDEAERIKSYELVPLDGGGLDPFTAGSHIDLHLPNKMIRSYSLLNDQRERHRYVVAVNKDAASRGGSSFLHDHVRVGDTLTVSAPKNNFPLYEDAELSVLIAGGIGITPLLSMIRRLEFLGRRWDLFYAAKARAAAAFLDEIGSLRPNVHLNLQVDVDDERSGRMFDVASIVKQAPAQAHLYCCGPAPMLKAFEAAAADRPQNSVHVEYFQARETPVLEGGFEVRLARSNRTIAVEAGKTILDSLLEAGLTPNYACSQGVCGTCETRVLEGTPDHRDQYLSEEEQASNKTIMICCSGSRTRTLVLDL, encoded by the coding sequence ATGACCGACGAGGCCGAACGCATCAAGTCCTACGAGTTGGTGCCGCTGGACGGAGGCGGGCTCGATCCGTTTACGGCCGGCAGTCACATCGATCTGCACCTGCCGAACAAAATGATCCGGAGCTATTCGCTGTTGAACGATCAGCGCGAGCGGCATCGCTACGTGGTCGCGGTCAACAAGGACGCCGCGAGCAGGGGCGGGTCGAGCTTCCTCCACGATCATGTCAGGGTCGGAGACACTTTGACGGTTTCGGCTCCCAAGAACAATTTTCCGCTCTACGAAGATGCGGAGTTATCGGTCCTGATCGCCGGGGGCATCGGCATCACGCCGTTACTGTCGATGATCCGCCGGCTCGAATTTCTGGGACGCCGCTGGGACCTGTTCTATGCCGCGAAGGCGCGTGCTGCCGCGGCGTTTCTCGATGAAATCGGAAGCTTGCGACCCAACGTCCATCTCAATCTGCAAGTCGACGTCGACGACGAGCGGTCGGGACGGATGTTCGACGTGGCGTCGATCGTCAAACAAGCGCCCGCGCAAGCTCATCTGTACTGCTGTGGCCCCGCGCCGATGCTGAAGGCGTTCGAGGCCGCCGCTGCCGACCGTCCCCAAAATAGCGTCCACGTCGAGTATTTCCAGGCCAGGGAGACCCCGGTGCTCGAGGGTGGCTTCGAGGTCAGACTGGCCAGGAGCAATCGCACCATCGCAGTGGAAGCGGGTAAAACCATTCTGGATTCGCTCCTCGAGGCCGGCCTCACACCCAACTACGCCTGCAGCCAGGGCGTCTGCGGCACCTGCGAGACGCGTGTGCTGGAAGGAACACCGGACCATCGCGACCAATATCTGAGCGAGGAAGAGCAGGCCTCCAACAAGACGATCATGATCTGCTGCTCAGGCTCTAGGACACGCACGCTCGTTCTGGACCTCTAG
- a CDS encoding acyl-CoA dehydrogenase family protein: MTFTEEQVAFRDSVQKVVAKHVAPIAAEIDATDRFPEEIVKIFGEMGLMQLWVPEQYGGPNGNLTMMCIAREEISKVSPACASIAGLNTMFIMPLLHFGSEEQRKRFLPIIAEGGIVTAIAISEPQAGSDVSALNTRARKDGDSYVINGRKQWCSYGVAADYIVLMARTSDSPGSDGISAFILEPKKMPGISFGRHERKMGFRGAPNTPIFLDNVRVPAENLVGEEGKGFKASMRALDLNRPTIGAQCVGLAQGAFEASLAYAKERKQFKKSISEFQGVQFILADMAMQIEAARALVYECARAGDAGDWKRLNLLASMAKCFSSDMAMKVTTDAVQVFGGYGYTMDYPVERMMRDAKLTQIFEGTNQIQRLVIARELLR, from the coding sequence ATGACCTTCACCGAGGAGCAGGTCGCCTTTCGCGACAGCGTTCAGAAAGTCGTCGCGAAACACGTGGCCCCTATTGCGGCCGAGATCGACGCGACGGATCGCTTCCCCGAGGAGATCGTCAAGATTTTCGGAGAGATGGGGCTGATGCAACTCTGGGTGCCCGAGCAGTATGGCGGTCCCAACGGCAATCTCACCATGATGTGCATCGCACGTGAGGAGATCTCGAAGGTCTCGCCGGCCTGCGCGTCGATTGCCGGCCTCAACACCATGTTCATCATGCCGCTGCTGCACTTCGGCTCGGAAGAGCAGCGCAAGCGATTTCTGCCGATCATTGCCGAGGGCGGCATCGTCACGGCTATCGCCATTTCCGAGCCTCAGGCGGGATCGGATGTCTCGGCCCTCAATACGCGGGCGCGCAAGGACGGCGACAGCTACGTCATCAACGGCAGGAAACAGTGGTGCAGCTACGGCGTTGCCGCCGACTACATCGTTCTGATGGCGCGCACCAGCGACAGCCCCGGCTCGGACGGCATCAGCGCATTCATTCTCGAGCCGAAGAAGATGCCCGGCATCAGCTTCGGTCGCCATGAGCGCAAGATGGGTTTCCGCGGGGCGCCAAATACGCCGATCTTCCTGGACAACGTCCGCGTACCTGCCGAAAACCTCGTCGGCGAGGAAGGCAAGGGCTTCAAAGCCTCGATGCGCGCGCTCGACCTCAATCGGCCGACGATCGGCGCCCAATGCGTCGGCCTCGCGCAAGGCGCGTTCGAAGCGAGCCTCGCCTACGCCAAGGAACGAAAGCAGTTCAAGAAGAGCATCTCGGAATTTCAAGGCGTCCAGTTCATCCTGGCCGACATGGCCATGCAGATCGAGGCAGCACGTGCGCTCGTCTACGAATGCGCCCGCGCCGGAGACGCCGGCGACTGGAAACGCCTCAACCTGCTCGCGAGCATGGCCAAGTGCTTCAGCAGCGACATGGCAATGAAGGTGACGACCGACGCGGTGCAGGTCTTCGGCGGCTATGGCTACACCATGGATTATCCGGTCGAGCGGATGATGCGTGATGCCAAGCTGACCCAGATCTTCGAGGGAACGAACCAGATCCAGCGCCTCGTGATCGCGCGCGAACTGCTTCGATAG
- a CDS encoding sugar phosphate isomerase/epimerase family protein translates to MRMIKGPGIFLAQFAADAAPFNSFDSICGWAASLGYEGVQIPTWDGRLFDLHKASESQDYADEIKGIAARHGLAITELSTHLQGQLVAVHPAYDAAFDGFAAPEVRGNPTARTRWAVDQVKRAIVASRRLGLTAHATFSGALAWPYIYPWPQRPPGLIEAAFDELARRWQPILDHADEHGVDLAYEIHPGEDLHDGVSYEMFLQRVNNHRRANLLYDPSHFVLQQLDYLDYIDIYHERIKAFHVKDAEFNPTGRQGVYGGFQSWVDRAGRFRSLGDGQVDFGAIFSKLTQYDYASWAVLEWECALKHPEQGAQEGAGFIKSHIIRVTEKAFDDFAGSGADDAANRKMLGLS, encoded by the coding sequence ATGAGGATGATCAAGGGACCGGGAATCTTCCTGGCCCAGTTCGCTGCGGATGCGGCGCCGTTCAACTCTTTCGATTCGATCTGCGGATGGGCGGCCTCGCTCGGTTACGAGGGAGTCCAGATCCCGACCTGGGATGGCAGGCTGTTCGATCTTCACAAGGCCTCGGAGTCGCAGGACTACGCCGACGAGATCAAGGGGATCGCGGCGCGCCATGGACTGGCGATCACCGAGCTCTCGACCCATCTGCAGGGCCAGCTCGTGGCCGTTCACCCGGCCTATGATGCGGCGTTCGATGGTTTCGCCGCGCCGGAGGTGCGCGGCAATCCGACGGCGCGCACGAGATGGGCCGTCGACCAGGTCAAGCGCGCGATCGTGGCGTCGCGGCGCCTCGGGCTCACGGCACACGCGACCTTCTCCGGCGCGCTGGCCTGGCCCTACATCTATCCGTGGCCGCAGCGTCCGCCTGGCCTGATCGAGGCCGCGTTCGACGAACTCGCAAGACGCTGGCAGCCGATCCTCGATCATGCCGATGAGCACGGGGTCGATCTCGCCTACGAGATCCATCCGGGCGAGGATCTGCACGACGGCGTCTCCTACGAGATGTTCCTGCAGCGGGTGAACAACCACAGGCGCGCCAATCTGCTCTACGATCCCTCGCACTTCGTCCTGCAGCAGCTCGATTACCTCGACTATATCGACATCTATCACGAGCGTATCAAGGCCTTCCATGTCAAGGACGCCGAGTTCAATCCGACCGGGCGCCAGGGCGTCTATGGCGGGTTTCAGAGCTGGGTCGATCGCGCCGGCCGCTTCCGCTCGCTCGGCGACGGCCAGGTCGATTTCGGTGCGATCTTCTCGAAGCTGACGCAGTATGACTACGCGAGCTGGGCGGTGCTCGAATGGGAGTGTGCGTTGAAGCATCCCGAACAGGGTGCGCAGGAAGGGGCAGGGTTCATCAAGAGCCATATCATTCGCGTCACCGAGAAGGCCTTCGACGATTTCGCGGGCTCGGGCGCGGACGACGCGGCCAACCGTAAGATGCTTGGCCTGTCCTGA
- a CDS encoding MarR family winged helix-turn-helix transcriptional regulator, whose protein sequence is MTASKRTEKASAGELARTWQLEGGIGFLLRLLEARYDGLYQSLTRQSDITPRQFGVLMALYQQGPMTASVLADRISCDRNTLSEMLKRMAGRRLVSKKSNPEDRRSIQIQITAKGEDALLAVVPAAAELQNLMLAPLRKEDRAHFLKCLLAIAKASSVAGTPDE, encoded by the coding sequence ATGACCGCAAGCAAACGTACGGAAAAGGCTTCGGCAGGAGAGCTTGCACGCACCTGGCAACTGGAAGGCGGCATCGGCTTCCTGTTGCGGCTGCTCGAGGCCCGGTATGATGGTCTATACCAGAGCCTGACGCGACAGAGCGACATCACGCCGCGGCAGTTCGGCGTGCTGATGGCGCTCTACCAGCAGGGTCCCATGACGGCGTCCGTTCTCGCCGACCGCATCAGTTGCGACCGGAATACTCTCAGCGAGATGCTCAAGCGCATGGCCGGGCGGCGGCTGGTCTCAAAGAAGAGCAATCCGGAAGATCGCCGTTCCATTCAGATCCAGATTACCGCCAAGGGTGAGGACGCTTTGCTCGCGGTCGTCCCGGCGGCGGCCGAGCTGCAGAACCTGATGCTGGCGCCTCTGCGCAAGGAAGATCGGGCTCATTTCCTGAAGTGCCTGCTGGCAATCGCAAAGGCCTCTTCCGTCGCCGGCACGCCGGACGAGTGA
- a CDS encoding Rieske 2Fe-2S domain-containing protein — protein MLSHEDNERLVRVGKGTPLGELFRLYWIPCLPSADLTQDGPPRRIRLLGEDLVAFRNSEGRVGLVDQACPHRGAPLIFGRNEDCGLRCVYHGWKFDVTGAVTDMPAEPLRSRLKERVRIKVYQCRERNGMIWTYMGPDQADPPPLPNVEWNLVPQEQVHVSLRVQECNWLQAVEGEIDSAHAPLLHGRLDAQGTTSAWIQKRDLRPTFECIKRDFGMSIAARRNYDADTLYWRVNQFMLPFYTLVPPLSPFPDLSGHAWVPIDDETTLCIMFSYHPSEPLHPKTRQIFAEGHNGRESGHASRNALVQHPVTVPYAGYWTKYNPQNGFQFDYESQRTTWFSGLPGLWVQDGACQSGVSPIFDRTSENLCASDTGIAMTRRYILEALGAYRDHGTRPKGVADPDVFMVRAVSLRLPREQSWADVGAPFMQARLGADFGYEI, from the coding sequence ATGCTCTCACATGAAGATAATGAGCGGCTGGTGAGAGTGGGGAAGGGCACGCCGCTTGGCGAACTCTTCCGTCTCTACTGGATTCCATGTTTGCCTTCGGCCGATCTGACCCAGGACGGACCGCCGCGGCGGATCCGGTTGCTCGGCGAGGATCTGGTCGCTTTCAGGAATTCCGAGGGGCGCGTGGGCCTCGTCGACCAGGCTTGCCCACACCGGGGCGCTCCCCTGATCTTCGGCCGCAACGAGGACTGCGGGTTGCGTTGCGTCTATCACGGTTGGAAGTTCGATGTGACGGGGGCCGTCACGGATATGCCGGCAGAGCCGTTGCGCAGCCGTCTCAAGGAGCGGGTGCGCATCAAGGTGTACCAGTGCCGCGAGCGCAACGGCATGATCTGGACGTATATGGGCCCAGACCAGGCCGATCCTCCGCCGCTTCCGAACGTCGAATGGAACCTCGTGCCGCAGGAGCAGGTGCATGTCAGCCTGCGCGTCCAGGAATGCAACTGGCTGCAGGCGGTGGAGGGCGAGATCGATTCGGCGCACGCGCCGCTGCTCCACGGCCGCCTGGACGCCCAGGGCACAACGAGCGCGTGGATCCAGAAACGGGACCTTCGCCCGACATTCGAATGCATCAAGCGGGATTTCGGGATGAGCATCGCTGCGCGGCGCAACTACGACGCCGACACGCTCTATTGGCGCGTGAACCAGTTCATGCTGCCGTTCTACACGCTGGTCCCGCCGCTGTCTCCGTTTCCGGATCTCAGCGGGCACGCCTGGGTGCCGATCGACGACGAGACCACGCTCTGCATCATGTTCTCATACCATCCTTCCGAGCCGCTCCACCCCAAGACACGGCAGATCTTCGCGGAAGGGCACAATGGCCGCGAAAGCGGACACGCCAGTCGCAACGCGCTCGTTCAGCATCCCGTGACCGTCCCCTATGCCGGCTACTGGACCAAGTACAATCCGCAGAACGGCTTCCAATTCGACTACGAGTCCCAGCGCACGACCTGGTTCTCGGGCTTGCCTGGGCTGTGGGTGCAGGACGGTGCCTGCCAGAGCGGCGTCTCGCCGATCTTCGACCGAACGAGCGAAAATCTCTGCGCGAGCGATACCGGCATCGCGATGACGCGCCGCTACATCCTCGAGGCACTGGGCGCCTATCGCGATCATGGCACCAGGCCAAAGGGCGTGGCTGACCCCGACGTGTTCATGGTGCGAGCCGTGTCCTTGCGGCTTCCTCGGGAGCAGTCCTGGGCCGACGTCGGCGCGCCGTTCATGCAGGCCAGGCTCGGCGCCGATTTCGGATACGAGATATGA
- a CDS encoding Gfo/Idh/MocA family protein, whose amino-acid sequence MAIEASNEAGRHDRIRLGMVGGGQGAFIGAVHRIAARIDDQFELVAGALASDPIRAKASAKELGLVDDRAYGSYEEMAKAEAARADGIEAVAIVTPNHMHAPVAKAFLQAGIHVICDKPLTTTVAEAEELVALVRTTGRVFVVTHNYTGYPMIRQARAMVANGELGEIRLVQAEYLQDWLTERLEASGQKQAAWRTDPARSGAGGCIGDIGTHAYNLACFVSGLALDELLAELSTFVEGRRLDDDVQILLRWKGGAKGMLWASQVAVGNENALTLRVYGSKGGLEWAQENPNQLWFTPHGRPKQLLTRGGAGAIGDAARVTRIPSGHPEGYLEGFATIYAEAARAIHAARAGRKPDPDILFPSVEDGLAGVKFIDAAVKSSAGKGVWVRIG is encoded by the coding sequence ATGGCGATCGAGGCAAGCAATGAAGCCGGTCGACATGATCGTATCCGGCTCGGAATGGTCGGCGGCGGACAGGGCGCCTTCATCGGCGCGGTCCACCGCATCGCCGCACGCATCGATGACCAGTTCGAACTGGTGGCCGGTGCGCTGGCCTCCGATCCGATCCGGGCCAAGGCGTCGGCGAAAGAGCTCGGGCTTGTCGACGATCGCGCCTATGGCTCCTACGAAGAGATGGCGAAGGCCGAAGCTGCGCGGGCAGACGGCATCGAGGCGGTCGCGATCGTCACGCCAAACCACATGCACGCGCCGGTCGCGAAGGCTTTCCTCCAGGCGGGCATCCACGTCATCTGCGACAAGCCGCTGACGACCACCGTGGCCGAAGCCGAAGAGCTGGTAGCGTTGGTGAGAACGACGGGCCGGGTATTCGTGGTGACGCACAACTACACGGGCTATCCCATGATACGACAGGCCAGGGCCATGGTCGCGAATGGCGAGCTCGGCGAGATCCGGCTGGTGCAGGCTGAATATCTTCAGGACTGGCTGACCGAGCGGCTGGAGGCAAGCGGCCAGAAGCAGGCGGCGTGGCGCACCGATCCGGCCCGCTCCGGCGCCGGCGGCTGCATCGGCGACATCGGCACGCATGCCTACAATCTGGCCTGCTTCGTCAGCGGGCTCGCGCTCGACGAACTGCTCGCCGAGCTCTCGACCTTCGTCGAGGGACGGCGCCTCGATGACGATGTCCAGATCCTGCTCAGATGGAAGGGCGGCGCCAAGGGCATGCTGTGGGCGAGCCAGGTCGCAGTCGGCAATGAGAATGCTCTGACGCTGCGGGTCTACGGCAGCAAGGGCGGACTCGAATGGGCTCAGGAGAATCCGAACCAGCTCTGGTTCACGCCGCATGGCCGGCCTAAGCAGCTCCTGACCCGCGGCGGCGCCGGCGCCATCGGCGACGCCGCCCGTGTCACGCGCATCCCCTCCGGCCACCCCGAGGGCTATCTCGAAGGCTTCGCGACGATCTATGCCGAGGCCGCGCGTGCCATCCACGCGGCGAGAGCCGGCAGGAAGCCAGATCCTGACATCCTGTTCCCAAGCGTCGAGGACGGTCTCGCTGGGGTCAAGTTCATCGATGCCGCGGTGAAGTCCTCGGCCGGCAAAGGCGTGTGGGTTCGCATCGGGTGA
- a CDS encoding YcjF family protein — protein sequence MLNEVKNDDGKPANSVADPTLSPEARQVRAHEIIRDHVLISMAAGLIPAPGIDLGAALANQLALLARLSKLYDVPYTENLGKSVVGSLMASSGGTFAGGALSLTLIKLVPIIGTACGVIAMPTVLGAYTYALGKVFEAHFEDNGTLLTFNADRYRELWHKMLRRGKTEAASMKDEAAASAPAQAAR from the coding sequence ATGCTTAACGAAGTGAAGAACGACGACGGCAAGCCGGCGAACTCGGTCGCAGACCCCACGTTGTCGCCGGAAGCCCGCCAAGTGAGGGCCCACGAGATCATCAGGGATCACGTGCTGATCTCGATGGCGGCAGGCCTGATCCCGGCGCCCGGCATCGATCTTGGCGCCGCGCTCGCCAATCAGCTCGCGCTGTTGGCGCGCCTGTCCAAGCTCTACGACGTGCCCTATACCGAGAACCTCGGCAAGTCGGTGGTCGGCAGCCTGATGGCGAGCTCGGGCGGCACGTTCGCGGGCGGCGCGCTGTCGCTGACCTTGATCAAGCTCGTCCCGATCATCGGAACAGCCTGCGGCGTCATCGCCATGCCCACGGTGCTGGGCGCCTACACCTACGCGCTGGGCAAGGTGTTCGAGGCTCATTTCGAGGACAACGGCACGCTTCTCACCTTCAATGCGGACCGCTACCGCGAGCTCTGGCACAAGATGCTGAGGCGCGGCAAGACGGAGGCCGCGTCGATGAAGGACGAGGCCGCTGCATCGGCGCCGGCACAAGCCGCGCGCTGA